One window of the Leptospira ryugenii genome contains the following:
- a CDS encoding O-acetylhomoserine aminocarboxypropyltransferase/cysteine synthase family protein, with amino-acid sequence MPRSYRPETIALHGGQEPDPTTTSRALPIYQTTSYVFKDTDHAARLFGLQEFGNIYTRLMNPTTDVLEKRVAALEGGVAALATASGQSAETLALLNIVETGQEIVASSSLYGGTYNLLHYTFPKLGIKVHFVDQSNPENFRKAANDKTRAFFAETLGNPKLDTLDISAVAKVANEVGVPLVIDNTMPSPYLVNPIQHGANIVVHSLTKFLGGHGTSIGGIIVDGGNFNWGNGKFKNYTDPDPSYHGLKFWDVFGKFEPFGGVNIAFILKARVQGLRDLGPAISPFNAWQILQGIETLPLRMEKHSSNALKVAEFLSKHPKVEWVNYPGLKTDKNFATASKYHTRGLFGAIVGFEIKGGVPSAKKFIDSLELFSLLANIGDAKSLAIHPASTTHQQLTPEEQSSAGVSPGFVRLSVGLEHIDDILLDLEEALKKI; translated from the coding sequence ATGCCAAGATCGTATCGACCTGAAACCATCGCCTTACACGGAGGACAGGAGCCTGATCCTACCACGACCTCTCGTGCCTTGCCTATATACCAAACGACATCCTATGTGTTCAAAGACACAGACCATGCAGCACGTTTATTTGGGCTACAGGAATTTGGAAATATCTACACAAGACTCATGAACCCAACGACAGATGTCTTGGAGAAACGAGTTGCGGCATTAGAAGGTGGCGTGGCAGCCCTCGCGACCGCTTCCGGCCAATCAGCCGAAACCCTTGCCCTTTTAAACATTGTGGAAACAGGACAGGAGATCGTTGCATCTTCCTCACTCTATGGAGGAACCTACAACCTTCTCCATTATACATTTCCCAAACTTGGAATTAAAGTTCATTTCGTGGACCAGTCCAATCCGGAAAATTTTAGAAAAGCAGCAAATGATAAAACAAGAGCTTTTTTTGCCGAAACGCTCGGAAACCCCAAGTTGGATACTCTAGATATTTCTGCGGTAGCTAAAGTTGCCAATGAAGTTGGAGTGCCACTCGTCATCGATAACACTATGCCCTCTCCTTATTTGGTAAACCCAATCCAACATGGTGCTAATATTGTCGTACACTCCCTCACCAAATTTTTGGGTGGCCACGGAACCTCGATTGGCGGTATCATAGTGGATGGAGGAAACTTCAACTGGGGGAATGGAAAGTTTAAGAACTATACTGATCCGGATCCTTCTTACCATGGCTTAAAATTTTGGGATGTCTTTGGAAAATTTGAACCCTTTGGCGGAGTAAACATTGCCTTCATTTTAAAAGCTCGGGTGCAGGGACTACGTGACCTCGGACCAGCAATCTCTCCTTTCAATGCATGGCAAATTTTGCAAGGTATTGAAACACTTCCGCTTAGGATGGAAAAACACTCTAGCAATGCTCTAAAAGTTGCAGAATTTTTGAGCAAACACCCAAAAGTAGAATGGGTAAACTATCCAGGACTTAAGACAGATAAGAACTTTGCGACCGCTTCCAAATACCACACAAGAGGACTCTTTGGAGCCATAGTTGGATTTGAAATCAAAGGTGGAGTTCCTTCTGCGAAAAAATTCATAGATAGTTTAGAATTGTTCAGTTTGTTAGCTAACATTGGTGATGCGAAATCACTGGCCATCCACCCAGCTAGTACAACTCACCAACAATTAACTCCAGAAGAACAGTCTTCTGCTGGTGTGAGCCCTGGCTTTGTTCGACTCTCTGTTGGCCTAGAACATATTGATGACATTCTACTCGACTTAGAAGAGGCATTGAAAAAGATTTGA
- a CDS encoding RsmE family RNA methyltransferase, whose product MNWIVIRAEDPFENGIYTIQGDRHRHIQTILQKKTNDTVRALLTNVWRGICRIVHQTSNETSLQIISIDSQKPIRKEHSFSFALPRPQTGKKIFYLSGCFGIGTLQFFLPETRNQEYLTSPLYRGKEYEDYAKGMSQTGNIFQAEIHYSKERHWKPKTEDQRTIFVFHPEGEAFSDLRDVYLASNSIEHIFGPESGFLENDLRYYQSLGAKIVRLSDLSLRTEDAYLAALYQTDVWLKTHAT is encoded by the coding sequence ATGAACTGGATCGTCATCCGAGCAGAGGATCCATTTGAAAACGGCATTTATACAATCCAAGGAGATAGGCACAGACACATACAAACCATTCTGCAAAAAAAAACGAATGATACAGTTCGGGCCTTACTTACTAATGTGTGGAGAGGTATTTGTAGAATTGTTCACCAAACAAGTAACGAAACCTCACTGCAAATTATATCTATAGATTCTCAGAAGCCAATCCGTAAAGAGCATAGTTTTTCATTTGCTTTACCCAGACCACAAACAGGGAAAAAGATTTTCTATCTGTCTGGCTGTTTTGGAATCGGAACCCTCCAATTCTTTCTTCCCGAAACGAGAAACCAGGAGTATCTCACCTCTCCTTTGTATAGAGGAAAAGAATACGAGGATTATGCAAAGGGAATGTCACAAACGGGAAATATCTTCCAAGCAGAGATCCACTATTCGAAAGAGAGACATTGGAAACCAAAGACTGAAGATCAAAGGACAATTTTTGTTTTCCATCCTGAGGGAGAGGCCTTTTCCGACCTCAGAGATGTTTATTTAGCATCTAATTCCATAGAACATATTTTTGGTCCTGAATCCGGTTTTTTAGAAAATGACCTTCGATATTACCAAAGCTTGGGAGCAAAGATTGTCCGATTGAGTGATCTGAGTTTGCGCACAGAGGATGCCTATCTTGCAGCATTGTACCAAACAGACGTTTGGCTAAAAACTCATGCCACCTGA
- a CDS encoding flagellin N-terminal helical domain-containing protein has product MIINHNISAIFAHRTLKSNDANLSKDIEKLSSGMRINKAGDDASGLAVSEKMRTQISGLRRAEQNTEDGMSLIQTAEGYLQETHEIVQRIRVLAVQAANGIYTEEDRQQIQVEVSQLVDEIDRIASQAEFNKMKLLTGAFARLNPTASMWFHIGANMHQRERVFIETMNTAALGLRNPTVLTFISLSTAGKANSVIGLCDDALRVISKQRADLGAYYNRMEHAAKGLMNAYENTQASESRIRDTDMAEQMTSFTRYQILTQAATSMLAQANMKSQSVMRLLQ; this is encoded by the coding sequence ATGATTATCAACCACAATATAAGTGCTATCTTTGCACACAGGACTTTGAAGTCAAATGACGCAAACCTGAGTAAAGATATAGAGAAGTTGTCTTCTGGTATGCGTATCAACAAAGCCGGAGATGACGCTTCTGGACTTGCGGTGTCTGAGAAAATGAGAACTCAGATCTCGGGTCTTCGACGTGCAGAACAAAACACTGAAGATGGTATGTCCCTCATCCAAACGGCTGAAGGCTACCTCCAAGAAACACATGAAATCGTTCAAAGGATTCGTGTGTTGGCTGTTCAGGCAGCTAACGGTATCTACACTGAAGAGGATAGACAACAGATCCAAGTGGAAGTTTCTCAGTTAGTGGACGAAATCGATCGTATCGCTTCTCAAGCAGAATTCAACAAAATGAAACTGCTCACAGGAGCATTCGCTAGATTGAATCCTACAGCAAGTATGTGGTTCCATATTGGAGCAAACATGCACCAAAGAGAAAGAGTATTCATCGAAACTATGAATACAGCTGCATTGGGATTAAGAAACCCTACGGTTCTTACTTTCATTTCTCTTTCGACTGCTGGAAAAGCAAACTCCGTAATTGGACTTTGTGATGATGCTTTACGAGTGATCTCTAAACAAAGAGCTGACCTCGGAGCTTATTACAATCGTATGGAGCACGCTGCAAAAGGACTTATGAATGCTTATGAGAATACACAAGCTTCTGAGTCTCGTATCCGTGATACTGACATGGCTGAACAAATGACCAGCTTCACGAGATACCAAATCTTAACTCAGGCTGCAACTTCAATGTTAGCGCAAGCAAACATGAAGTCTCAGTCAGTGATGAGATTACTCCAATAA
- a CDS encoding AAA family ATPase: protein MSTQSSPLDFFRARELLLHELPKQAFEFLTEKEETIFRMHLPDPGKVALFDALGVLRNFIENYRIYNFESNYLSLQALPDNLFEVDKNLSQRIRFRFSFGGPSLKWEASKRGDFSQREIQACIALSQHFSGAEKKTQEPKEILQKLGVEVYDPLASDVAEYSFSQIAGYQEVKDQILESLVMPTLHPKPFQEITKLTRVQASSILPRAVLFEGEPGVGKTSMAKVASYMAKIPLVYVPIESILSKYYGESSQNLAMIFDATALFPRSFLFLDEIDSLATSREDGLFEATRNLLSVLLRKLDGFAKTGNLITIGATNRKKDLDPALVSRFDRKIYFPLPKQEERTKILANYAKQLTDQERAVLSVSLEGASGRNLKDFCDFVERTWITKQIREGKGIEAPPFDLYRSCLTDFHHT from the coding sequence ATGTCTACTCAGAGCAGTCCCTTGGACTTCTTTCGGGCCCGGGAACTTTTGTTGCATGAACTCCCCAAACAGGCCTTCGAATTTTTAACAGAGAAAGAAGAGACCATCTTTCGTATGCATCTTCCCGATCCTGGAAAGGTGGCCCTTTTCGATGCTTTGGGAGTCCTACGCAACTTCATTGAAAACTACCGCATCTATAATTTTGAAAGCAATTATTTGAGCCTACAAGCCTTGCCTGACAATCTGTTCGAAGTAGATAAAAACCTAAGCCAAAGAATCCGATTTCGTTTTTCGTTCGGAGGACCCTCCTTAAAATGGGAAGCATCCAAACGGGGTGATTTTTCCCAAAGGGAGATACAGGCCTGCATTGCGCTTTCCCAACATTTTTCTGGTGCCGAAAAGAAGACCCAAGAACCCAAAGAGATCCTACAAAAGCTGGGTGTGGAAGTCTATGATCCTCTAGCAAGTGATGTCGCGGAATACAGTTTCTCCCAAATTGCTGGTTACCAAGAGGTGAAAGACCAGATCTTAGAAAGTTTGGTGATGCCGACTCTCCACCCCAAACCTTTCCAAGAGATTACAAAATTGACGCGGGTCCAAGCCTCCTCCATCCTCCCGAGGGCAGTTCTATTCGAAGGGGAACCCGGGGTGGGAAAAACAAGTATGGCCAAAGTAGCATCCTATATGGCAAAGATCCCTTTGGTCTATGTTCCCATCGAGTCCATCTTAAGTAAATACTATGGAGAATCTTCACAAAATCTTGCCATGATCTTTGACGCGACTGCCCTATTCCCAAGGTCTTTTTTGTTTTTAGATGAAATAGACTCCCTGGCAACTTCACGAGAGGACGGGCTCTTTGAAGCTACCCGAAATTTACTGAGTGTACTCCTTCGAAAATTAGATGGATTTGCGAAAACAGGGAATTTGATCACCATTGGTGCCACAAACCGAAAAAAAGACCTAGACCCTGCTCTTGTCTCTCGCTTTGACAGAAAGATTTACTTCCCCTTACCAAAACAGGAGGAAAGAACAAAAATCCTCGCAAATTATGCTAAACAATTGACGGACCAAGAAAGAGCCGTATTATCCGTGTCACTGGAAGGAGCTTCCGGGAGAAATTTGAAGGATTTCTGCGATTTTGTCGAAAGAACGTGGATCACCAAACAAATTCGGGAAGGAAAGGGCATCGAGGCGCCTCCTTTCGATTTGTACCGGTCTTGCCTGACAGATTTTCACCACACTTGA
- the ispH gene encoding 4-hydroxy-3-methylbut-2-enyl diphosphate reductase: MLEQVYLANPRGFCAGVKYAISYVDTVFENLQGETLYVRKEIVHNQRVVSEMKKRGIQFIEELNEAPDGATVIFSAHGVAPSVVEEAKRRNMRVGDATCPLVTRVHKKAKNIKDSHQIIYIAHRGHDEAIGTMGEADMFLVEEESDVENLKSQIDPNRPLTYLMQTTLSVSDTKNIVKRIEEVFPFVEHPQKDDICYATTERQEAVTTMIDSVDAMIVIGAANSSNSVRLLQLAKKTKPLSFRITGKEELNPKYFLDNQIKTVGITAGASSPQVLVDEIVSELQRHFPKAKVGLYPGSREDLMNFKLPKELLTQF, translated from the coding sequence TTGCTCGAACAGGTTTATTTAGCCAATCCAAGGGGTTTCTGCGCCGGGGTCAAATATGCGATTTCCTACGTGGATACTGTATTTGAGAATTTACAGGGTGAAACACTATACGTGAGAAAGGAAATCGTACACAACCAAAGAGTTGTTAGCGAAATGAAAAAACGAGGGATTCAGTTTATTGAAGAATTAAATGAAGCTCCCGATGGTGCTACGGTCATTTTTTCCGCTCATGGTGTCGCGCCGAGTGTTGTAGAGGAAGCCAAACGACGGAATATGAGGGTTGGTGATGCCACTTGTCCTCTCGTAACCCGAGTACATAAAAAAGCAAAAAACATCAAAGACAGCCACCAAATCATCTACATAGCGCACCGCGGGCATGATGAGGCAATTGGAACGATGGGGGAAGCAGATATGTTTCTTGTGGAAGAAGAGTCGGATGTGGAAAACTTGAAGTCCCAAATCGACCCAAACCGGCCCCTCACCTATCTTATGCAGACAACCCTATCTGTTAGTGATACCAAAAATATAGTAAAACGAATTGAAGAGGTATTCCCATTCGTTGAGCATCCCCAAAAGGATGATATTTGTTATGCCACGACTGAAAGGCAGGAAGCTGTGACAACGATGATTGATAGTGTTGATGCAATGATAGTGATTGGAGCTGCCAATTCCTCAAATTCAGTCCGACTGCTACAATTAGCCAAAAAAACTAAGCCTTTGTCCTTTCGGATTACAGGCAAAGAAGAATTAAACCCAAAGTACTTTTTAGACAACCAAATCAAAACCGTGGGTATCACTGCAGGTGCCTCGAGTCCTCAGGTATTGGTAGATGAGATCGTCAGTGAATTGCAAAGGCATTTTCCAAAGGCTAAAGTGGGTCTGTACCCTGGAAGCCGGGAGGATCTCATGAATTTTAAATTACCTAAGGAACTTTTGACTCAATTTTAA
- the fcpB gene encoding flagellar-coiling protein FcpB has protein sequence MKLLKFVPIIFLAFGLSAQTEQSSSQAGIDATQEGKAIADTEAELDGNISEVNKKLTRHTVLFKMKVRTLPHRTVLYKGKPSQDGEKCEAAANQEAKDNTCLHLEVFDFVGSDDGKSAYNLGAKSKTLELFFEGSNNADPDPRKEQPRNLTKVRTYVYQNNFQIEDKIISVIADTAPNGTPAHNDKIELFYQHDGFPLWGTPETPSEKGVGKYILANVENTKTNPIRNRFKKSFYFKNLDYFDKLFTKIFDYNDRDSNKHYKKNVEALKSSLKY, from the coding sequence ATGAAACTTTTAAAATTTGTTCCTATCATATTCCTTGCTTTCGGTTTGTCTGCACAAACAGAGCAAAGCAGTTCACAGGCTGGCATTGACGCTACCCAGGAAGGGAAAGCAATTGCTGATACCGAGGCCGAACTAGATGGAAATATCTCCGAAGTGAATAAAAAGCTCACTCGACATACTGTCCTCTTTAAAATGAAAGTGCGCACCTTGCCACATAGAACCGTACTCTACAAAGGCAAACCAAGCCAAGACGGGGAAAAGTGCGAGGCTGCGGCCAACCAAGAAGCAAAGGACAACACCTGCCTTCACCTCGAGGTGTTTGATTTTGTTGGTTCTGATGATGGAAAATCCGCCTACAATTTAGGTGCTAAATCAAAAACTCTTGAATTGTTTTTTGAAGGCTCCAACAACGCAGACCCAGATCCCAGAAAGGAACAACCCAGAAACCTAACCAAGGTTAGGACGTATGTATACCAAAACAATTTCCAAATAGAAGACAAGATCATATCTGTGATTGCAGACACTGCTCCGAACGGAACGCCTGCTCATAACGATAAAATCGAACTATTTTACCAACACGATGGTTTCCCTCTTTGGGGTACACCAGAAACTCCTTCTGAAAAAGGGGTAGGAAAGTACATCCTTGCAAATGTGGAAAACACAAAAACAAACCCAATCCGAAATCGATTCAAAAAATCATTTTATTTCAAAAACTTAGATTATTTTGATAAGCTTTTCACTAAGATTTTTGATTACAATGACCGCGATTCCAATAAACATTATAAGAAAAATGTTGAGGCATTGAAAAGCTCTTTGAAATACTAA
- a CDS encoding lipid A-modifier LpxR family protein yields the protein MKQVLLSILLFVFFFIGSAKLRSEPQTSPTRSIKLHWENDVFLLTDREYTNGIRAEYGQSLLLPLPASWVLHAILSSLGADRTHKQQYSGIGLVHAIYSPLNLYTSDIPYGERPYSSLGLVSDKASFFWEKSALSLELAFGQIGPSAQGKYFQGIIHQITQSPMPQGWDYQIPKQNLLQVNLDWKYFWLPQFGFQSTARLGNLDSSLSIGPILRFGKISSPNMGGLSVFDPSGNYYSEDSEFYFYLIPGVKYQTINATLGNPKGTSIGSPLPNKEDQFVILENGQTNIYGQALYNAVFDESSSSTITRFLAYEQFIGKDQPFAINYLIFNSIFNGASVPNEGLKFSILKSLLDSNIDQSKYPGLNYFLYDTLFRNETKGLSVYSRFLAYQYFYNGNLNSEETKLISLLLLTNESNAKKVYHVDLQRFQGKLSFGFMFQNVDWFMQFGVELSSFEYRATESTLPFHRYTSFQLGKKF from the coding sequence TTGAAACAAGTTCTGCTAAGTATTCTCCTTTTTGTGTTTTTTTTTATCGGCTCGGCAAAGTTACGATCAGAACCACAAACAAGCCCAACACGTAGCATTAAACTGCATTGGGAAAATGATGTCTTCCTACTCACTGACAGAGAGTATACGAATGGTATCCGTGCAGAATACGGTCAAAGTTTACTTCTACCCTTACCCGCCTCTTGGGTATTGCACGCAATCCTATCAAGTTTAGGTGCAGATCGTACGCATAAACAGCAATATTCGGGAATAGGATTAGTTCACGCCATCTACTCCCCTCTCAATCTCTATACTTCGGATATTCCATACGGTGAAAGGCCCTACTCCTCTCTTGGTTTGGTTTCGGATAAAGCTAGTTTTTTTTGGGAAAAAAGTGCCTTATCACTGGAACTCGCCTTTGGCCAGATCGGCCCAAGCGCTCAAGGAAAATACTTCCAAGGGATCATCCACCAAATCACACAATCACCTATGCCCCAAGGCTGGGATTACCAAATTCCGAAACAGAATCTCCTTCAAGTGAATTTGGACTGGAAATATTTTTGGCTACCTCAATTTGGTTTCCAATCAACAGCACGCTTGGGGAATTTAGATTCCTCTCTCAGCATTGGACCTATATTGAGATTTGGAAAGATCAGTTCACCTAACATGGGAGGATTATCTGTATTTGATCCAAGTGGAAATTACTACAGCGAAGATTCTGAATTTTATTTCTATTTAATACCAGGAGTCAAATACCAAACTATCAACGCAACTTTAGGAAATCCAAAGGGAACTTCGATTGGCAGCCCACTTCCAAATAAAGAGGATCAATTTGTCATTTTAGAAAATGGACAAACCAATATTTATGGCCAAGCTTTGTACAATGCAGTCTTTGATGAGTCTTCTTCATCCACAATTACACGATTTTTAGCATACGAACAATTTATAGGTAAGGACCAGCCTTTTGCGATCAATTACCTTATCTTTAACTCTATTTTTAATGGGGCATCGGTCCCGAATGAAGGTCTGAAGTTTTCCATCCTTAAATCCCTGCTAGATTCAAACATTGACCAATCAAAATACCCAGGATTGAATTACTTTCTTTATGATACATTATTTAGAAATGAAACCAAAGGGCTTTCCGTTTATAGTCGCTTTTTGGCATACCAGTATTTTTACAATGGAAACCTAAATTCAGAAGAAACAAAACTCATTAGTTTGCTTTTACTTACAAATGAATCGAATGCAAAAAAAGTATACCATGTGGATCTACAAAGATTCCAAGGAAAATTATCCTTCGGTTTTATGTTTCAAAATGTAGATTGGTTTATGCAGTTTGGAGTGGAATTGAGTAGTTTCGAATACCGCGCAACAGAAAGTACTTTGCCCTTCCATCGATATACCAGTTTTCAGCTTGGGAAAAAATTCTAG
- the fliN gene encoding flagellar motor switch protein FliN — translation MGEGSLSQEDIDALLGGFGGGSGTGSSSSGASSPAPSGGALDDLDALVGAGPGISDDGGPSFADIAAALGPSSTPSPQKSSQKAQSAGGGGNTANLNLLLDVTLQLTIELGRTSMYIKDVLMLTEGTVVELDKNIGEELDILANGKLVGRGKLIVLDDYYGVQITQIVNPMDRLGGAAFL, via the coding sequence ATGGGTGAAGGTTCATTATCACAAGAAGATATTGATGCTCTATTAGGTGGATTTGGCGGGGGAAGTGGGACAGGGAGTTCCTCTTCCGGAGCGAGTAGCCCTGCGCCTTCCGGTGGAGCCCTAGATGATTTGGATGCCCTAGTAGGAGCCGGCCCTGGGATTTCCGATGATGGTGGACCCAGTTTTGCAGACATCGCTGCTGCTTTAGGACCTAGTTCCACTCCAAGCCCTCAGAAAAGTAGCCAAAAAGCGCAGAGTGCTGGGGGAGGCGGAAACACCGCCAATTTAAATCTCCTTTTAGATGTCACCCTCCAACTCACCATAGAATTAGGTAGGACTTCTATGTACATCAAAGATGTTCTCATGCTGACAGAAGGAACCGTAGTGGAACTCGACAAAAACATTGGAGAGGAATTGGATATCCTCGCGAATGGAAAGCTTGTAGGACGAGGAAAGCTAATCGTTTTGGATGATTATTATGGGGTTCAAATCACTCAGATTGTGAATCCTATGGATCGATTAGGTGGAGCGGCCTTTCTCTAG
- the lsa25.6 gene encoding Lsa25.6 family adhesin codes for MLQRFLLLSILLFMTACSKNDKPLPFGSEMRMMPVDTANQGRNDTVGYYIPEKGNYRILYIEIDKDDNGSSDEFIWQGLSSVQQEANPNVKSMVKVHEEVDENNDGKIDLIRWLLPNELIGIAQKDSNHDSYFETTMFYNLKKQIVRKEIDAERKGFPTIFIFPDRAEIDSNYDRIPDLVVFGTSDLELEAKATGKKDTKPLAKSESRVLNQKLLPAEIRPIIGSGLID; via the coding sequence ATGCTGCAAAGATTTCTTTTACTTTCGATTTTACTATTCATGACTGCATGTTCCAAAAATGACAAACCACTCCCTTTTGGTTCCGAAATGCGTATGATGCCAGTGGATACAGCCAACCAAGGTAGAAATGATACCGTAGGATACTACATTCCCGAAAAAGGAAATTATCGTATCCTCTACATCGAAATCGATAAAGACGATAATGGCTCCTCTGATGAATTCATCTGGCAGGGACTTTCCTCTGTACAGCAGGAAGCGAATCCTAACGTAAAATCTATGGTGAAGGTTCATGAGGAAGTGGATGAGAACAATGACGGGAAGATCGACTTAATTAGGTGGCTACTCCCGAATGAGCTTATCGGTATTGCACAAAAAGATTCCAACCACGATTCCTATTTTGAAACGACTATGTTTTATAATTTAAAAAAACAAATTGTCCGTAAGGAAATAGACGCCGAACGCAAAGGTTTTCCGACTATATTCATTTTTCCTGATCGAGCTGAAATTGACTCAAATTATGACCGTATACCAGACCTTGTGGTTTTCGGAACTTCGGATTTAGAATTAGAAGCTAAAGCAACAGGAAAAAAAGATACAAAGCCCCTTGCCAAGTCGGAATCACGGGTTTTAAACCAAAAATTATTGCCAGCTGAAATAAGACCGATCATAGGAAGTGGCCTAATCGATTGA
- the metX gene encoding homoserine O-acetyltransferase MetX, whose amino-acid sequence MPTTDNQDQSGERSVGIVETKLFTFPSLTLDNGETIKPLEIAYETYGKLSPNKDNAILVCHALSGDAHAAGYHEGDKKPGYWDNYIGPGKAIDTNLFFVISSNVIGGCKGSSGPLSKNGKTGKPYQSSFPFVSIADMVNAQEKLVSHFGIEILFAVAGGSMGGMQALQWSVSYPDRVKNCIIMASTSEHSAQQIAFNEVGRQAILADPNYLKGEYSFEHRPAKGLALARMVGHITYLSDELMREKFGRKPPKGNIQSTDFAVGSYLIYQGESFVDRFDANSYIYVTKALDHFSLGTGRELTAALSVVKCRFLVVAYTSDWLYPPYQSLEIVKSLEVNAIPVSFVELNNPAGHDSFLLPNPEQESIIRDFLLSSWEEIG is encoded by the coding sequence ATGCCTACCACTGACAATCAAGATCAATCTGGAGAGCGGTCGGTAGGCATTGTCGAAACAAAACTATTTACCTTCCCTTCACTGACTCTAGACAATGGGGAGACCATCAAACCCCTCGAGATTGCCTATGAAACCTATGGCAAACTCTCTCCGAATAAAGACAATGCAATCCTTGTTTGCCATGCCCTTTCAGGCGATGCGCATGCTGCTGGCTACCATGAAGGAGATAAAAAACCAGGTTACTGGGACAATTACATCGGACCTGGCAAAGCAATCGATACCAACCTATTTTTTGTTATCTCTTCAAATGTAATTGGTGGATGCAAAGGCTCAAGTGGTCCACTCTCCAAAAATGGCAAGACCGGAAAACCTTACCAATCATCCTTTCCCTTTGTTTCCATCGCAGATATGGTGAATGCACAGGAAAAATTAGTCAGTCATTTCGGAATTGAAATTTTGTTTGCTGTGGCTGGTGGCTCAATGGGAGGAATGCAAGCCTTACAATGGTCAGTCAGTTACCCTGATCGAGTAAAAAATTGTATCATCATGGCTTCCACATCCGAACACTCTGCACAGCAGATTGCCTTCAATGAAGTAGGTAGGCAGGCTATCTTAGCAGATCCAAATTATTTGAAAGGAGAGTATTCATTTGAGCATAGGCCAGCAAAGGGACTCGCTTTGGCACGAATGGTTGGCCACATTACTTATCTCTCTGATGAGCTTATGCGAGAAAAATTTGGGAGAAAGCCACCTAAAGGTAACATCCAATCCACTGATTTTGCTGTGGGGAGTTATTTAATTTACCAGGGTGAATCTTTCGTGGATAGATTTGACGCAAATTCGTATATTTATGTAACAAAGGCACTTGATCATTTCAGTTTGGGTACTGGACGAGAATTAACAGCTGCACTATCCGTTGTTAAATGTAGATTTTTAGTTGTTGCTTATACATCCGACTGGCTTTACCCTCCCTACCAGTCTTTAGAAATTGTAAAGTCCCTAGAAGTGAATGCGATCCCTGTCAGTTTTGTAGAACTCAACAATCCCGCAGGTCACGATAGTTTTTTACTCCCAAATCCTGAACAAGAATCCATCATCCGCGATTTTTTACTCTCTTCTTGGGAAGAGATAGGATGA
- the metW gene encoding methionine biosynthesis protein MetW → MNTRLTKIIQEIDLQNRPDISYIANLIQTNERILDLGCGFGELMLLLKQKGVRVQGIEKDERCVIQCVKRGLYVHHGDIDHGLKHHLDKSFDYLILNQTIQQTLNPGDIIKECLRIGKKVIIVFPNFSHWQIRLSILLSGKTPVTDLMPFHWYDTPNLHFLSAQDFKDFCEIETIKILQTASFNRRREIKWLPNLFASLSLFVIAQNEKN, encoded by the coding sequence ATGAATACTCGCTTAACCAAAATCATTCAAGAAATCGATCTGCAAAACAGACCTGACATCTCATATATTGCAAACTTAATCCAAACCAATGAAAGGATTTTGGATTTAGGCTGTGGTTTCGGTGAACTGATGTTACTCCTAAAACAAAAAGGTGTGCGAGTTCAGGGGATAGAAAAGGATGAACGTTGTGTCATCCAATGTGTAAAGAGAGGACTCTATGTCCACCATGGTGATATTGACCACGGATTGAAACACCATCTAGACAAAAGTTTTGACTACTTAATCCTAAACCAAACCATACAACAAACCTTAAATCCAGGAGATATCATCAAAGAATGCCTTAGGATCGGCAAAAAAGTGATCATCGTCTTTCCAAACTTTTCACATTGGCAAATTCGCCTAAGCATCCTATTGAGTGGAAAAACGCCAGTCACTGACCTTATGCCTTTCCATTGGTATGATACTCCTAACTTACATTTTCTCTCTGCCCAGGATTTCAAAGATTTTTGTGAAATCGAAACGATCAAAATCCTACAAACGGCTTCTTTTAATAGAAGACGAGAGATAAAATGGTTACCCAATCTCTTTGCTAGTTTAAGTTTATTTGTGATTGCGCAAAACGAAAAGAATTAA